Proteins encoded together in one Felis catus isolate Fca126 chromosome B3, F.catus_Fca126_mat1.0, whole genome shotgun sequence window:
- the LOC123386333 gene encoding 40S ribosomal protein S15a-like yields the protein MLNSVSKKIGKLFPPSVCATIMVHMNVLVDALKSINNAEKRGKCQVLIRPCSKVIQFLIVTMNHGYIGEFEIVDDHRTGKIVGNLMGRLNKYGVISPRFDVQLKDVEKWQNNLPSHQFGFIVLTSAGILDHEEAR from the coding sequence ATGCTCAACAGTGTTTCAAAAAAGATAGGAAAACTGTTTCCACCATCTGTCTGTGCCACCATAATGGTGCACATGAATGTCCTGGTGGATGCTCTCAAGAGCATTAACAATGCTGAAAAGAGAGGCAAATGCCAGGTTCTTATCAGGCCATGCTCCAAAGTCATCCAGTTTCTAATTGTAACGATGAACCATGGTTACATTGGCGAATTTGAAATTGTTGATGATCATAGAACTGGGAAAATTGTTGGGAACCTCATGGGCAGATTAAACAAGTATGGAGTGATCAGCCCCAGATTTGATGTACAGCTCAAAGATGtagaaaaatggcagaataatCTCCCATCTCACCAATTTGGTTTCATTGTACTTACCTCAGCTGGCATCTTGGACCATGAAGAAGCAAGATGA